From Cydia fagiglandana chromosome 24, ilCydFagi1.1, whole genome shotgun sequence, a single genomic window includes:
- the LOC134676425 gene encoding protein TEX261, which produces MWFFYLLTIISIVVQAVFATLALAAGLYYLAELVEEYTVMAKYVISWTVAIVTLIHIGLLVFEELPLHMDILGIIQQALHALLLRDFPAVRVASAPFIAAVGTLIAQHYYALKFFGTVHYTFSEVLAYFTLCLWMVPFALFVSLSANDYVLPTTGEKQPLLSDNNVVTDYLSRKSKRYSLLSFFSFAKDSILPQRSKKAF; this is translated from the exons ATGTGGTTCTTTTACTTATTAACTATTATATCAATAGTAGTGCAGGCTGTATTTGCCACATTGGCTTTGG CGGCAGGGCTTTACTACTTAGCTGAGCTGGTGGAAGAGTATACAGTGATGGCCAAATATGTGATCTCATGGACAGTTGCA ATAGTCACACTTATCCACATCGGGCTGCTGGTATTCGAGGAGCTGCCCCTCCACATGGACATCCTAGGCATCATCCAGCAGGCCCTACATGCTCTGCTGCTCAGAGATTTCCCCGCGGTGCGCGTGGCCAGCGCACCTTTTATAGCGGCAGTCGGGACGCTTATAGCACAACACTATTATGCGTTGAAGTTCTTTGGCACTGTGCATTACACATTTTCAGAG GTGCTGGCGTACTTCACACTATGCCTGTGGATGGTGCCCTTCGCTCTGTTCGTGTCTCTGTCAGCCAACGACTACGTGCTGCCCACTACGGGAGAGAAACAACCCCTACTCA GTGATAACAACGTGGTGACGGATTACCTGTCTCGCAAGTCTAAGCGGTACTCGCTCCTCTCATTCTTCAGCTTCGCCAAGGACTCTATACTGCCGCAGCGGAGCAAGAAAGCTTTTTAG